The genomic DNA CGTCAAGCGCGAACAGGAGGCCGTCAATGAGTAAGTCCGCCGTCAAAACCGGGGCCAAGAGCGCAGCCAGGCCCAACTACGTTTCCACCACCAACGCCTGCAAGCTGTGCACGCCTCTGGGCGCGTCCATGGCCTTCCGGGGCGTGGAGGGGGCCATCCCCTTCCTGCACGGTTCTCAGGGGTGCGCCACCTACATGCGCCGCTACATCATCTCCCACTTTCGCGAGCCGGTGGACATCGCGTCCTCGGCGCTTGGCGAGAAGAACGCCATCTACGGCGGCGGGCCGAACCTCAAGAAGGGCGTGCTCAACGTCATGAAGAAGTACGAGCCGACCCTGGTGGGCGTGGCCACCACCTGTCTGACCGAGACCATCGGCGACGACGTGCCCAGGATTTTGCACGAGTTCCGCAAGGAGTTCGGCGATCTCGACCTGCCGGATATCGTCCATGTCTCCACCCCCAGCTACAGCGGCACCCACACCGACGGCTGGCACGGAGCGGTGCGCTCCCTGGTTGAGCAGCTCTGTACGCAGAAGGCGGCGGATACGGGCCGGGTCAACATCCTGCCCAACATGGTCTCCTGCGAGGACATCCGGCACTTGAAGGACATCTGCCGCGATTTTGGCGTCCATGCCACCATCCTGCCCGACATCTCCGAGACCCTGGATGGTCCGGCCCTGGAGGACTACGTCAAGATTCCCTCTGGCGGCACGCCCGTGGCCGAGATTCGGGAAATGTCCGGGGCGCGGGCCACCATCGAGTTTGGCCGCTGCCTGCCCGCCAAGACCGGCGGGGTCAGCCTGGAGAGTTCCTTCGGCGTCAAGAACCACCGCATCGGCCTGCCCATGGGCCTGCGCGAGTCCGATCGTTTTTTCGAGACGCTTGAGGCTGTCACCGGCACGCCCATGCCGCGCCGCTATGAGCTGGAGCGCGGTCGGCTGGTGGACGCCTTTGTGGACGGCCACAAGTACGTCTTTGGCAAGCGGGCTGTGGTCTACGGCGAGGAGGATCTGGTGGTCGGCCTGTGCGCGCTGCTGGCCGAGATCGGCGTGGACGTGGTCCTGGCCGGGACCGGATCGCGGGGCAAGGGGCTTGAGCGGGCCGTGGCCGCTGTCACTGAAGGCGTGTCCCGGATCGCCCCGCAAGTGCGCGAGAGCGTGGATTTTCACGACATGGCTGAGGAGGCGGAGGCGCTGGCGCCCGATCTGCTCGTCGGTCATTCCAAGGGGTACACCTATGCCAGGGGGTGGAACGTCCCGCTGGTGCGCGTGGGCTTTCCCATCCACGACCGGTTCGGCGGCCAGCGCAGGCTCCACCTCGGCTACCGGGGCGCGCTCGAACTCTTCGACCGCATCGTCAACACCCTGCTTGAGAAGAAGCAGACCGACAGCGACGTGGGCTACGGCTACCTTTAACAGCTTGGTTTTCATTCACTTTCCGACATGGATTCACGAATACAGGAGCAATATCATGGCCGCCAAGGACATCACCAGGCATCCCTGTTTCAACAAGGAAACCGCTGGCACCTGTGGCCGGGTCCACCTGCCCGTGGCCCCCAAGTGCAATATCCAGTGCAACTACT from Pseudodesulfovibrio aespoeensis Aspo-2 includes the following:
- a CDS encoding nitrogenase component 1, encoding MSKSAVKTGAKSAARPNYVSTTNACKLCTPLGASMAFRGVEGAIPFLHGSQGCATYMRRYIISHFREPVDIASSALGEKNAIYGGGPNLKKGVLNVMKKYEPTLVGVATTCLTETIGDDVPRILHEFRKEFGDLDLPDIVHVSTPSYSGTHTDGWHGAVRSLVEQLCTQKAADTGRVNILPNMVSCEDIRHLKDICRDFGVHATILPDISETLDGPALEDYVKIPSGGTPVAEIREMSGARATIEFGRCLPAKTGGVSLESSFGVKNHRIGLPMGLRESDRFFETLEAVTGTPMPRRYELERGRLVDAFVDGHKYVFGKRAVVYGEEDLVVGLCALLAEIGVDVVLAGTGSRGKGLERAVAAVTEGVSRIAPQVRESVDFHDMAEEAEALAPDLLVGHSKGYTYARGWNVPLVRVGFPIHDRFGGQRRLHLGYRGALELFDRIVNTLLEKKQTDSDVGYGYL